In the genome of Montipora foliosa isolate CH-2021 chromosome 3, ASM3666993v2, whole genome shotgun sequence, one region contains:
- the LOC137995053 gene encoding uncharacterized protein produces MWVSLVANASSEQLKNYITCSKKTRKVLPSVVNKAVAEFEGSTDNSVRSVKVLYCKGLISKEKYKSVRQSLCMKSNGNSAHRSSIKVSGVRVPKILTYEKVISFLKSVEIGTVLDMKSEFCGSLGEDEQVEGAFRQLEEFLLELANLYIHVDKVLSEDGSPFLHHFNEAPYNFKVAIGADGAPFGKDDEATAWLLSFINVGERIASQNENFLLAGANCSESHVVMKLYAKKLVSDIAYVESKKYTVAGYPVQFKFKLVPSDMKWLATFAGELSNAAHYFSTFANVHEANKDTVSGSIGESEECTWQPWKYNDRLSAASRVKAKQNELDATHLAPSTKRSKLTQFIKGQKSRQECEPIIGHLVDFAVAEPLHNSNNAWQYIHCLLLEEAISRSDIPVAGCDVSTLPNESPLKKFMLSVKNEVGASRLYKKLNKWLKEGRKKKFEYRFTGKETKCFCHKFMFLIDSLSRENDTGPELLRLVSIAFAALQLRDAVSKFSRVETDEAICQELEVHCQLFFNTCSLLLKSVNPTVWTVGYAIPFHNKALFKEFGLGLGINTMQGREAKHVTLSSFARHATLTTRWRLVMRHEYISSIWLRKTDPFHFRYVKCKDKYTPKEAHLPGFCYCGFEMGENQAKCVYCSSSLYKAVYRSAHNAELDKEICNMLSVFF; encoded by the coding sequence ATGTGGGTCTCATTGGTTGCTAATGCAAGTTCAGAGCAGCTAAAGAACTACATTACATGCTcgaagaaaacaaggaaagtacTTCCATCAGTTGTAAACAAAGCAGTAGCTGAATTTGAAGGAAGCACTGACAATTCAGTGAGAAGTGTAAAGGTTCTTTATTGTAAAGGTTTAATCAGCAAAGAAAAGTACAAATCTGTTAGGCAAAGCTTGTGCATGAAGTCTAATGGAAATAGTGCTCATAGAAGCAGCATTAAGGTTTCAGGAGTGAGAGTACCTAAAATTCTAACTTATGAAAAGGTTATTTCCTTTCTCAAATCTGTTGAAATTGGTACAGTGTTGGATATGAAATCTGAATTCTGTGGGAGCCTGGGGGAAGATGAACAAGTAGAAGGAGCTTTCAGGCAACTAGAAGAATTTCTACTTGAACTTGCAAATTTGTACATTCATGTTGATAAAGTCTTAAGCGAGGATGGATCACCTTTTCTTCATCATTTTAACGAGGCCCCATACAATTTCAAAGTAGCCATAGGTGCTGATGGGGCACCGTTTGGCAAGGACGATGAGGCTACTGCAtggcttctttctttcattAATGTAGGGGAACGAATTGCTAGCCAGAATGAGAATTTCCTTCTTGCTGGAGCTAATTGCTCTGAGTCTCATGTTGTAATGaagctttatgcaaaaaaattaGTTTCTGACATTGCTTATGTTGAGAGTAAGAAGTATACTGTGGCAGGGTATCCCGTGCAATTTAAGTTCAAATTAGTCCCTTCTGACATGAAGTGGCTCGCAACATTTGCTGGTGAGTTAAGTAATGCAGCACATTACTTTTCTACCTTTGCAAATGTTCATGAAGCTAACAAAGACACTGTCAGTGGGTCAATTGGTGAGAGTGAGGAGTGTACATGGCAACCATGGAAATACAATGACAGGCTCTCTGCAGCATCCAGGgtgaaagcaaaacaaaatgagcTTGATGCCACACATCTAGCCCCCTCAACCAAGCGTAGCAAACTTACCCAATTCATCAAAGGTCAGAAATCTAGGCAGGAATGTGAACCTATTATCGGACATTTGGTAGACTTTGCTGTAGCAGAACCATTGCATAATTCAAACAATGCTTGGCAGTATATCCATTGTTTACTTTTGGAGGAAGCAATTTCACGAAGTGACATTCCTGTGGCAGGTTGTGATGTATCAACCCTGCCTAATGAAAGTCCACTTAAAAAATTCATGCTTTCAGTTAAGAATGAAGTTGGTGCATCTAGACTATATAAGAAGCTAAACAAGTGGCTCAAGGAAggcagaaaaaagaaatttgaatatCGTTTCACTGGGAAAGAAACCAAATGCTTTTGCCACAAATTTATGTTCCTTATTGATTCCCTAAGCAGAGAAAATGACACTGGGCCTGAATTACTTCGACTTGTTTCCATTGCATTTGCTGCCCTTCAACTGCGTGACGCAGTGTCAAAATTCAGTAGAGTTGAAACTGATGAAGCAATTTGCCAAGAGCTAGAGGTTCACTGCCAGTTATTCTTTAATACCTGTTCCCTTTTACTGAAATCAGTTAATCCTACAGTTTGGACTGTGGGATATGCAATTCCATTTCACAACAAAGCATTATTTAAAGAATTTGGATTGGGATTAGGCATTAACACAATGCAAGGCCGCGAGGCTAAACATGTAACCCTGTCATCATTTGCACGGCACGCTACCCTCACAACTCGCTGGAGGTTAGTTATGCGCCATGAGTACATTAGCTCTATCTGGCTTAGAAAAACAGACCCATTCCACTTTCGTTATGTCAAGTGCAAGGACAAGTACACACCTAAAGAGGCTCACCTCCCTGGGTTTTGTTACTGTGGTTTTGAAATGGGTGAAAACCAAGCAAAATGTGTTTATTGTTCATCAAGCCTTTATAAGGCTGTTTACAGATCTGCACACAATGCAGAACTTGATAAAGAAATCTGCAACATGCTCAGTGTATTTTTCTAG